The Caulifigura coniformis genome includes a region encoding these proteins:
- a CDS encoding efflux RND transporter periplasmic adaptor subunit — MKRLLARIGLLTILSCSLSACAKHDEEHHEEAHRITATTPVSRDVTIKQQYVCQIHSQRHIEVRALERGYLEQIPVKEGQAVKAGDVMFTVLPNVYQAKVDAENAEAKLAQLEFDNTKRLAEKNGVSQNEVALFQAKLLKAQANAQMAAAELNFTKIVAPFDGIIDRLHHQHGSLIEEGEMLTTLSDNSVMWVYFNVPERRYLEYKATLDKHQEDLVVELMLADHSKFRYAGKIGAIEADFNNETGNIAFRADFPNPEGLLRHGQTGTVLINRVLPNAVVIPQRATFEILDKRYVYVVDKDNVAHQREISIQNELDDIFVIKDGLAVDDTIVLEGSRQIRDGEKVEYEEKAPTEVMAQLKNVAE; from the coding sequence ATGAAACGCTTACTGGCCCGCATTGGGCTCCTGACGATTCTCTCCTGCTCCCTTTCCGCGTGCGCCAAGCACGACGAAGAGCACCACGAGGAAGCTCACCGCATCACGGCAACGACGCCCGTCTCCCGTGACGTCACGATCAAGCAGCAGTACGTCTGCCAGATTCACTCGCAGCGGCATATCGAAGTGCGGGCGCTGGAGCGGGGCTATCTCGAACAGATCCCCGTCAAGGAAGGCCAGGCGGTGAAGGCCGGCGATGTGATGTTCACGGTCCTCCCGAACGTGTATCAGGCGAAGGTGGATGCCGAGAACGCCGAAGCCAAGCTGGCGCAGCTGGAATTCGACAACACGAAGCGCCTGGCCGAAAAGAACGGTGTGTCACAGAACGAGGTGGCGCTGTTCCAGGCGAAGCTGCTGAAGGCCCAGGCGAACGCACAGATGGCGGCCGCCGAACTGAACTTCACGAAGATCGTGGCGCCATTCGACGGGATCATCGACCGGCTGCATCACCAGCATGGGAGCCTGATCGAAGAAGGCGAGATGCTCACGACGCTTTCCGATAACAGCGTCATGTGGGTGTACTTCAACGTCCCAGAACGGCGGTACCTCGAATACAAGGCGACGCTGGACAAGCACCAGGAAGACCTCGTGGTCGAGCTGATGCTCGCGGACCACTCGAAATTCCGGTACGCCGGGAAGATTGGAGCCATCGAGGCCGACTTCAACAACGAGACCGGAAACATCGCCTTCCGGGCCGACTTTCCAAACCCCGAAGGGCTCCTGCGTCACGGGCAGACCGGAACGGTGCTGATCAACCGGGTGCTGCCGAACGCAGTCGTCATCCCGCAACGCGCGACGTTCGAGATTCTCGACAAGCGCTATGTCTACGTCGTCGACAAGGACAACGTCGCCCACCAGCGCGAGATCTCGATTCAGAATGAACTGGACGACATCTTCGTGATCAAGGACGGGCTGGCCGTCGACGACACGATCGTCCTGGAGGGAAGCCGCCAGATTCGCGACGGCGAGAAGGTGGAATACGAGGAGAAGGCGCCCACCGAGGTGATGGCCCAGCTCAAGAACGTGGCCGAATAG
- a CDS encoding GntR family transcriptional regulator has protein sequence MLAHVDPSNGIPIYEQIVRQVKFAIADGSLNVGDHVPSVRELASRLAINPNTVARAYRDLQIAGLLLPIRGTGLAVAQGAPRQCRSERLDLIRERLRAVLSEAVHNGVSHEEIRSLMESVLVRLPEREGGG, from the coding sequence ATGCTTGCGCACGTTGATCCATCGAACGGCATTCCCATCTACGAGCAGATCGTTCGGCAGGTGAAGTTCGCCATCGCGGACGGATCGCTGAATGTCGGCGACCATGTTCCATCGGTGCGCGAGCTTGCGAGTCGGCTGGCGATCAATCCAAACACCGTCGCCAGGGCTTACCGCGACCTCCAGATTGCCGGACTGCTGCTTCCCATTCGGGGAACTGGTCTGGCCGTCGCGCAGGGCGCTCCCAGGCAATGCCGGAGTGAACGACTCGATCTGATCCGTGAGCGACTGCGGGCGGTGCTGTCGGAGGCCGTCCACAACGGCGTTTCACACGAAGAGATCCGTTCGCTCATGGAGTCGGTTCTCGTACGCCTTCCGGAGCGGGAAGGCGGCGGATAA
- a CDS encoding ABC transporter ATP-binding protein, with amino-acid sequence MQPVLQLQRVTKRYGRTVALDDVTLSVPPGTVCALLGANGAGKTTAIRSLLGFERPDSGTATVMGMDPQRQPLEVRRRVGYVSDKPALYEWMTVDEIGWFTSGFYPTGFLTEFARIAARFGLEGKQKIKALSKGGRAKVALALSLAHKPQLLILDEPTSGLDPLVRREFLESMIDLAAEGRTVLLSSHQVTEVERVADLVAILLNGKLVCFERLEDLKRTVSEVVLQTPPGWRLPVSMPGKVVAHVPRHHEQLFMVRDLDQAALTAMSAQLGVPAPQVRHPSLEDILLAMLREVRLGGTVELPPDPWTTPAVAAETAGMHR; translated from the coding sequence ATGCAACCTGTGCTTCAGCTGCAGCGGGTCACGAAGCGTTACGGGCGGACGGTGGCGCTGGATGACGTCACGCTGTCGGTTCCGCCGGGAACGGTCTGTGCCCTGCTCGGCGCCAATGGGGCCGGAAAAACGACCGCAATCCGCTCGCTGCTGGGTTTTGAGCGTCCCGACAGCGGAACCGCGACGGTCATGGGAATGGATCCCCAGCGTCAGCCGCTCGAGGTCCGTCGTCGTGTCGGCTACGTCTCCGATAAACCGGCCCTCTACGAGTGGATGACCGTCGACGAGATTGGCTGGTTCACGTCCGGGTTCTATCCGACCGGCTTCCTCACCGAATTCGCCCGTATCGCCGCACGATTCGGGCTGGAAGGGAAGCAGAAGATCAAGGCGCTGTCGAAAGGGGGCCGGGCGAAGGTCGCGCTCGCGTTGTCGCTGGCGCACAAGCCTCAACTGCTGATCCTTGATGAGCCCACCTCCGGGCTCGATCCGCTCGTCCGCCGCGAGTTCCTGGAAAGCATGATCGATCTCGCGGCCGAAGGACGCACGGTGCTCCTCTCCAGCCATCAGGTCACCGAGGTCGAGCGGGTTGCCGATCTGGTGGCGATCCTGCTGAACGGCAAGCTTGTCTGTTTCGAGCGGCTGGAAGACCTGAAACGCACTGTGAGCGAAGTCGTCCTGCAGACGCCGCCCGGATGGCGACTTCCGGTGTCGATGCCGGGCAAGGTCGTCGCGCATGTCCCGCGACACCACGAGCAGTTGTTCATGGTCCGGGATCTCGATCAGGCCGCGCTCACGGCGATGAGCGCGCAGCTCGGCGTCCCCGCCCCCCAGGTCCGTCATCCCAGTCTCGAAGACATCCTTCTGGCCATGCTCCGTGAGGTGCGGCTGGGCGGGACTGTCGAACTGCCGCCCGATCCCTGGACGACCCCCGCCGTGGCTGCGGAAACCGCCGGCATGCATCGCTGA